One part of the Paraglaciecola sp. L3A3 genome encodes these proteins:
- a CDS encoding DEAD/DEAH box helicase, translating into MSVRIDNDPIGAWENIQDHLKKYVKSAFGTNSKSFEEDRQSLLDSPGVFFQEPYVEVLPVYKSGKKLEELNTKDLPALSLETISSFVQVASASLIPKNINLYQHQQVMLQKALAQERKHCVVVTGTGSGKTEAFLLPVLASIIKEAKGSWKPPQDPNKTWGNSIKWDSSRKLLRKETRTPAVRALLLYPMNALVEDQISRLRSALDAKESLNAMDDALEGNRIRFGRYNGSTPVSGHPCKEDGKANTAKRSELTKKITQAHSEYEEYKEQLKNANNELEKAKQEGNKEKIKTKEKELVTLQDQQDFIPRMEVDSCEMFHRWEMQDTPPDLLITNVSMLSIMLMRHEDKTIANDRADSQIFEATKKWLEEDRENHVFQLVVDELHLYRGSSGTEVGYLLRLLMDRLGLSADSKQLQILASSASLGEDEESYNFLGGMFGLTPIEAKQRFHIESGESMYPADGQAHDFSENVDMASINLGETVESGNEVESERVKELINELITTKNMEAIAYSFFSKKSNRFTSITLKKLKSICFRNISYKEQSVAIRGLFYALGQATTLQNKGQGFTNFILPRLRFHWMTKNIDGLWATADIKDQKDSKRRVGKLLPESRLVFEGKRVLEVLYCECCGTQLLAGYKMHAGGVKGTKYELATLPSTIEGIPEAAPQGRTDAQSYKNLGVVYLVPDEYPNVDGLTWDQGSVERTGLEGRVGKPVKAAPAAWEKASIDPYTGIVEVGVDNPKQTKCLWFSVDDHDPHWENEFQLPAMPQMCPSCYTSYSERKGGKPSPIRAFATGLDQMSLLLAKHLMSVLPNDFRKLVAFSDSRQAAAKLAHGVESGQWDSLLQYFILDEIRHRSVGFVEEIKKEILECVIEGKDEEIDRLLENNIDIEDELLSFLSDAELVIKKPNRATLDAKSNVEIILNYKSGYVRLDSFLHPVSQDKLDVPIIWQRMLELGVNPAGSGVDVKYFQSRHGQSFGWVDLIDFDKALLANNLTEEKKNFLINKMDSTLRKKAWKAISGRLLYNLESKGFGHLALSSKFNKAGPAGIPSDVFRNIAESVLRILTEEYFTVPYEYDQNGPRTEWKIDQPNDKSRQIVQKRVKRYLEICAQHNGTNYESLRVAVCDAHISEGHHWGIVRLDQLWVRNVKPNNKPWICDNCTQIHWHSSGGVCARCSSILPNEPNGIKTAEQIEIGHYHANLSVNSSSAFRIHSEELTGQTDNQAQRQRHFRDIFFKDEQLDDVVSRNINRKVDSIDLLSVTTTMEVGVDIGSLLSVFQANMPPERFNYQQRAGRAGRKKQAFSAALTYCRGQTHDRIHFEHPEEMTSGIPPQPSVSVSEDQNILAERLFNKEVLRRVFQAVGLTWTAFNSQPDTHGEMGIVQDYIDNVGDRRSNVAVWLENNKKTILQIAEVVTRGTSIKAESLIDNIAMIKRLDTVVKSEQDKSRGLANALADAGVLPMYGMPTMVRNLHFGLPSGEGRSKEAKTLDRSIEQAITDYAPGSERVWDKRLLTPIGIVGPIKHRKTNQWTSYADPVGETTWQVFCRECRNLSVVPVNLEDVQGREPFQQCSTCGSDNASAYLAVVPNGFMTDFNLSKPAGSGQSNGGSGSVSFVASEAIKDINKDPNRGAFLNFAHQQKVYRITQSANLSPFSFEKLDTFQTPNGQWLNAPMWVENPKSNDIHASLAASKTTDLLSIRLLDRPGLCFFDKPKEVACRKAAWFSTATILQRAIALELDVDSLDIEIASVHKYKHDINEGAELYLSDEHPNGSGLVNWANKNWSELIAGCIDPINHDKFSKLGRFLRDECKRAQTLGQEWRSPNLLLKGFRNRHLHPLIDWRLGLELLSVIRDSAYIPGVTPYFEDWGLGLESSQEEFAEIAKNYCSAFGDGNIIPITDGSYLHGWISEDGEILNIVAHPLWQLDHQMRDEVSKSIITFARKQAYVKNVRLLDSFNLTRRMSWVRNHPSLFPEYEISFFSEGICGNQNQSIPEIEIGSLFDYEGETWKRMLEQDVWSIQKGTYIVAKDGIDPFIVKVQVLPGNTRVKPRGKDPLIKNQWSSLKVLAVAN; encoded by the coding sequence ATGTCAGTTCGTATAGATAACGACCCAATTGGCGCTTGGGAAAATATTCAAGATCATTTAAAAAAATATGTTAAGTCCGCATTTGGTACAAACTCCAAGTCATTTGAGGAAGATCGTCAGAGTTTGTTAGATTCTCCGGGTGTTTTTTTCCAAGAACCTTATGTTGAAGTGTTACCTGTTTATAAATCCGGAAAAAAATTAGAAGAGTTAAATACAAAAGATTTACCAGCTTTATCACTAGAGACTATTAGTTCTTTTGTTCAGGTCGCAAGTGCATCTCTTATACCGAAAAATATAAATTTATATCAACATCAACAAGTAATGTTACAAAAAGCATTGGCTCAAGAACGAAAACATTGCGTGGTTGTTACTGGAACGGGCTCTGGTAAGACTGAAGCTTTCCTGCTGCCAGTATTGGCATCCATTATTAAAGAAGCTAAAGGAAGCTGGAAACCTCCACAAGATCCAAATAAAACCTGGGGAAATAGCATTAAATGGGATAGTAGTAGGAAGTTGCTACGAAAAGAGACACGAACCCCAGCAGTTCGTGCGTTATTGCTCTATCCAATGAATGCTTTAGTTGAAGATCAAATTTCAAGGTTGAGATCAGCTTTGGATGCTAAAGAGTCACTCAATGCTATGGATGATGCTTTAGAGGGGAACCGAATTCGATTTGGTCGATACAACGGCTCAACTCCAGTATCAGGGCATCCTTGCAAAGAGGATGGGAAAGCCAATACAGCTAAAAGATCAGAACTTACTAAAAAAATTACGCAGGCACATAGTGAATATGAAGAATACAAAGAGCAGTTAAAGAATGCTAATAATGAACTAGAAAAGGCTAAGCAAGAAGGCAATAAGGAAAAAATAAAAACAAAAGAAAAAGAGCTAGTTACCTTACAAGATCAGCAAGATTTTATTCCGAGAATGGAAGTGGACTCCTGCGAAATGTTCCATCGTTGGGAAATGCAAGACACACCACCTGATTTACTCATTACCAATGTAAGTATGTTATCTATTATGCTAATGCGTCATGAAGATAAAACTATAGCTAATGATCGAGCCGATTCTCAAATTTTTGAAGCGACTAAGAAGTGGTTGGAAGAGGATAGAGAAAATCATGTCTTCCAACTAGTTGTAGATGAATTGCATCTATATCGTGGTTCGTCGGGCACAGAAGTAGGTTATCTACTCAGATTATTGATGGATAGGCTTGGCTTGTCTGCAGATAGCAAGCAACTCCAGATTTTAGCGTCTAGTGCTTCCTTAGGAGAAGATGAAGAGTCATATAATTTCCTAGGTGGAATGTTTGGTTTGACGCCAATCGAGGCAAAACAACGCTTTCATATTGAAAGTGGTGAGTCTATGTATCCAGCAGATGGACAAGCACATGACTTTTCAGAAAATGTCGATATGGCTTCAATAAATTTAGGAGAGACAGTTGAAAGTGGAAATGAAGTTGAAAGTGAACGTGTAAAAGAGCTTATAAATGAACTTATCACTACTAAAAATATGGAAGCTATTGCTTATAGTTTTTTTAGTAAAAAGAGTAATAGGTTCACCTCTATAACTCTGAAGAAGCTAAAGTCTATTTGCTTCCGTAACATCTCGTATAAAGAGCAAAGCGTTGCAATAAGGGGACTGTTTTATGCTTTAGGACAGGCCACAACCCTTCAAAATAAAGGACAGGGTTTTACAAACTTTATTTTACCTAGACTGCGTTTTCATTGGATGACTAAGAACATTGATGGACTTTGGGCTACTGCTGATATTAAAGACCAAAAAGATAGCAAACGTAGAGTTGGTAAGCTATTACCCGAATCAAGATTAGTTTTTGAAGGTAAACGAGTATTAGAAGTTCTTTATTGCGAATGTTGCGGCACTCAATTATTAGCTGGTTATAAAATGCATGCTGGCGGGGTGAAGGGGACTAAATATGAACTTGCAACTCTACCTTCAACCATTGAAGGCATACCAGAAGCTGCACCGCAAGGTCGCACTGATGCACAAAGTTATAAGAATTTAGGTGTTGTTTATTTAGTACCAGATGAATATCCAAATGTGGATGGCTTGACTTGGGATCAGGGTTCTGTCGAGCGAACAGGTCTAGAGGGACGTGTTGGTAAGCCAGTTAAAGCTGCACCCGCTGCATGGGAAAAAGCTTCAATTGACCCGTATACAGGAATTGTCGAGGTGGGAGTTGATAACCCGAAACAAACTAAATGCCTATGGTTTAGTGTTGATGATCATGATCCTCATTGGGAAAATGAATTTCAATTACCTGCAATGCCACAGATGTGCCCGTCTTGCTATACAAGCTATTCTGAAAGGAAGGGGGGGAAGCCATCTCCTATTAGGGCATTTGCAACAGGTTTAGATCAAATGTCTTTATTACTTGCAAAGCATTTGATGTCTGTACTCCCTAATGATTTTAGAAAGCTCGTTGCCTTTTCTGATAGCCGACAAGCCGCCGCTAAATTAGCTCATGGAGTTGAATCTGGTCAATGGGATAGCTTGTTACAGTATTTCATTCTTGATGAAATACGTCATCGCTCTGTTGGCTTTGTAGAAGAAATCAAGAAAGAAATTTTAGAGTGCGTTATAGAAGGTAAAGACGAGGAAATTGACCGACTTCTTGAAAATAACATTGATATTGAAGATGAGTTGCTCTCCTTTTTAAGTGATGCTGAATTAGTCATCAAAAAACCTAATCGCGCTACATTAGATGCTAAATCTAATGTAGAAATAATCCTTAACTATAAATCTGGTTATGTTCGGTTAGATTCATTCTTGCACCCTGTAAGTCAGGATAAACTGGATGTTCCTATAATTTGGCAAAGAATGCTCGAACTTGGTGTTAATCCTGCTGGTTCGGGTGTTGATGTAAAGTACTTCCAATCAAGGCATGGACAGTCTTTTGGTTGGGTAGATCTTATTGATTTTGATAAGGCTTTACTAGCTAATAATCTGACCGAGGAAAAAAAGAATTTCTTGATTAATAAAATGGATTCCACACTAAGGAAAAAGGCTTGGAAGGCGATCTCTGGTCGCCTGCTTTATAACTTAGAGTCTAAAGGTTTCGGTCACCTTGCTCTTTCATCCAAGTTCAATAAAGCTGGCCCCGCAGGTATACCATCAGATGTTTTCAGAAATATTGCTGAGAGTGTTTTACGTATTCTCACGGAAGAGTACTTTACGGTTCCATATGAGTATGACCAAAATGGACCTAGAACTGAATGGAAAATAGATCAGCCGAATGATAAGTCACGACAGATTGTCCAAAAGCGAGTCAAAAGGTACTTAGAGATATGTGCACAGCATAATGGTACAAACTATGAATCGCTAAGAGTTGCTGTGTGTGATGCTCACATCAGCGAAGGCCATCATTGGGGAATTGTTAGACTCGACCAGTTATGGGTGCGAAATGTTAAGCCAAATAATAAACCGTGGATTTGTGATAACTGTACTCAAATTCATTGGCACTCATCCGGTGGTGTTTGTGCCAGATGTTCATCAATTCTACCCAATGAACCAAATGGTATTAAAACTGCTGAACAAATAGAAATAGGGCATTATCATGCAAATTTATCTGTAAATTCTTCATCTGCATTTCGCATTCATTCGGAGGAATTAACAGGTCAAACTGATAATCAAGCGCAAAGGCAGCGACATTTCAGAGATATCTTTTTTAAAGATGAGCAGCTAGATGATGTCGTGTCCCGTAATATAAACCGCAAAGTCGACAGTATTGATTTACTATCGGTAACTACTACGATGGAAGTCGGTGTTGATATAGGATCTTTACTATCTGTTTTTCAGGCTAATATGCCACCTGAACGTTTTAATTATCAGCAACGAGCGGGTCGCGCAGGCCGAAAGAAGCAAGCATTCTCTGCGGCGTTGACCTATTGTCGAGGTCAAACTCATGATCGTATCCACTTTGAACATCCAGAAGAAATGACCAGTGGTATTCCCCCTCAACCTAGTGTTTCGGTCAGTGAAGATCAAAATATTTTAGCGGAAAGACTCTTTAATAAAGAAGTTTTACGTCGTGTATTTCAAGCCGTGGGCTTAACTTGGACTGCTTTTAATTCTCAACCGGATACCCATGGTGAAATGGGGATTGTACAAGACTATATCGATAATGTAGGTGATAGACGAAGTAATGTAGCAGTATGGTTAGAGAATAATAAGAAAACCATCTTACAGATTGCTGAGGTTGTCACTCGAGGAACATCTATAAAAGCAGAGTCGCTAATTGATAATATTGCAATGATTAAGCGTTTAGATACTGTTGTTAAAAGTGAACAAGATAAATCACGTGGTTTAGCTAATGCATTAGCTGATGCTGGTGTACTGCCCATGTATGGTATGCCTACGATGGTTAGAAATCTGCACTTTGGGTTACCAAGCGGAGAAGGACGGTCTAAAGAAGCGAAAACATTGGATCGCTCTATTGAGCAGGCCATTACAGACTATGCTCCTGGCTCAGAGAGAGTATGGGATAAGCGTCTCTTAACACCTATAGGGATTGTTGGGCCAATTAAGCATCGAAAAACAAATCAATGGACATCGTATGCCGATCCTGTTGGTGAAACTACTTGGCAAGTTTTTTGCCGTGAATGTAGAAACCTGAGTGTTGTTCCAGTTAACCTTGAAGATGTTCAAGGTAGAGAGCCTTTCCAACAATGTTCGACATGTGGTTCAGATAATGCGAGTGCTTATTTGGCCGTTGTTCCTAATGGCTTCATGACAGACTTTAATCTCAGTAAACCTGCAGGTTCAGGCCAATCAAATGGTGGCTCAGGATCTGTATCTTTTGTTGCTTCAGAAGCGATAAAAGATATAAATAAAGATCCTAATAGAGGTGCTTTTTTAAATTTCGCTCATCAGCAAAAGGTATACAGAATTACTCAAAGCGCAAATTTATCCCCTTTTTCTTTTGAAAAGTTGGATACATTTCAAACACCCAATGGCCAGTGGCTTAATGCTCCAATGTGGGTTGAAAACCCTAAAAGTAATGATATACATGCGTCACTTGCTGCATCTAAGACTACTGACCTTTTGAGTATAAGGTTACTTGATCGTCCTGGGCTATGCTTCTTTGATAAACCTAAAGAGGTTGCTTGCCGAAAAGCTGCATGGTTTTCTACTGCCACTATTCTACAAAGAGCGATTGCTCTGGAACTTGATGTTGATTCACTAGATATAGAAATCGCATCTGTTCATAAATATAAGCATGATATCAATGAAGGTGCCGAGCTCTACCTATCAGATGAACACCCCAATGGCTCGGGCTTAGTAAATTGGGCAAATAAGAACTGGTCTGAATTAATCGCGGGTTGTATTGATCCAATTAATCACGATAAATTTTCTAAATTGGGGCGATTTTTACGTGATGAATGCAAACGTGCTCAAACTCTTGGGCAAGAATGGAGAAGTCCTAATTTACTCCTGAAGGGCTTCCGTAATCGCCATTTACATCCATTAATAGATTGGCGGCTTGGCTTAGAGTTACTATCGGTAATACGTGACTCTGCCTATATACCCGGTGTAACGCCATATTTTGAAGATTGGGGGCTTGGTCTGGAAAGCTCGCAGGAAGAATTTGCTGAAATCGCTAAAAATTATTGTTCGGCATTTGGTGATGGAAACATTATTCCAATAACCGATGGTTCTTATCTACACGGCTGGATTTCTGAAGATGGGGAAATTTTGAATATAGTTGCCCACCCACTCTGGCAACTTGATCATCAGATGAGAGATGAAGTTTCGAAATCTATTATTACCTTCGCTAGAAAGCAAGCTTATGTCAAAAATGTAAGACTTTTGGATTCATTTAATCTTACTCGAAGAATGTCATGGGTTAGGAACCACCCATCTTTATTTCCAGAATATGAGATCAGTTTTTTTAGTGAGGGTATCTGTGGTAATCAGAATCAATCAATACCTGAAATAGAGATAGGAAGCCTTTTTGATTATGAAGGAGAGACTTGGAAAAGAATGCTAGAGCAAGATGTCTGGTCTATTCAGAAAGGAACTTACATAGTTGCAAAAGATGGTATAGACCCTTTTATTGTTAAGGTGCAGGTTCTTCCTGGCAATACACGAGTGAAACCAAGAGGTAAAGATCCATTGATTAAAAATCAATGGTCGAGTTTAAAAGTGCTGGCTGTGGCCAATTAA
- a CDS encoding addiction module protein yields MSKALKSVLENIEHMTSSEKALAAHCLLSSLEEKPNDDVDSAWLALSQARSKELVAGEVKAVSWEQIKSQIVK; encoded by the coding sequence ATGTCTAAAGCTTTGAAGTCTGTGCTCGAAAATATAGAACATATGACATCCAGTGAAAAAGCATTAGCCGCACATTGCTTATTGTCTTCACTTGAAGAAAAACCAAATGATGATGTTGATTCAGCTTGGTTAGCCCTATCGCAGGCGCGAAGCAAAGAGCTGGTTGCAGGTGAAGTGAAAGCGGTAAGTTGGGAGCAGATAAAAAGTCAGATTGTAAAATAA
- a CDS encoding type II toxin-antitoxin system RelE/ParE family toxin, whose protein sequence is MAKFVLSPQAQKSLKQIQRYTFENYGKQPTSLYLNGLRKRMQQLAKFPLDGKPRSEIKTGYYSYYEGRHTIYYRIRDMHIDIIDILHQSMEPDRYL, encoded by the coding sequence ATGGCTAAATTTGTTCTTTCACCACAAGCACAAAAAAGCCTTAAACAAATCCAGCGCTATACCTTCGAAAACTACGGTAAACAGCCAACAAGTTTATATTTAAATGGGTTGCGCAAAAGAATGCAGCAATTAGCTAAGTTCCCCTTAGATGGTAAGCCCAGAAGCGAAATTAAGACGGGCTATTACAGCTACTACGAAGGCAGGCACACAATCTATTACCGCATCAGAGATATGCATATTGATATCATCGATATCTTGCATCAAAGCATGGAGCCAGATAGGTATTTATAA